In Montipora foliosa isolate CH-2021 chromosome 13, ASM3666993v2, whole genome shotgun sequence, one DNA window encodes the following:
- the LOC137981907 gene encoding uncharacterized protein, translating into MSLDIGEATGITMIGIIFIAVAGNLMTLFVITRYPPLRDVTGMFLANLAVADLLQAVIGMPLIATSAFRKEWVFGNVLCVISGMTNSLFCITSVLTLTAVSIDRYLAIVHPLHYQNWLTVNRAKMALVYLWTQASFAALLPVFGWSRYVYLPYEFICTVQWEYDRAFTITVWSTCFIAPVLVTVVCYSGIGKVASKRAREERLNTVGSVVNSQEMCQAGALPGYGETNSIRGKENLAFMGAHKDIGDKLEPKRHEVSTTKCMEYDENLTPDSVSVRKDDLQAQGTPPFELAGKSFNPKEWVSLPYALGSSLGNPAIVLSFPDAAATNNNFDESCVDKNGSCTMPSIVKGMMAQRASESKVAFLRKIRKPRVGPADAVSPAISGTPIAKTNAWKLELGLSLEGQESVRHTRKSIKLQGYLARVRESKARRRVGARCDRRKEMKMALILLIVNGTFVLCWLPHFVGSLCLTFAGGSCPFPDSFFIITTTLAMLNSGCNPFIYTLTYRKFRQAFKRVMPFVRSKRRPELFLKAIFVSNTISGEKASPNIASLADIVMLELSTLTGTVMCTIVFVGSVGNLLTLFVIIRYRPLHDVTGMFIANLAVADLLQSTFGMPLIATSAFHNRWRFGDSLCILSGMTNSLFCITSMLTLAAISLDRCLAIVFPLNHFSLISSRRARLALVYIWAHALLVAVLPVFGWSRYVYLSYEFICTVQWEYNKSYTIFLSVTSFALPLIVTVLSYASVMKVACHQAHETPPLKVGCIEQELATHVGVNGDSFAVDANELKRKKSPKLEKAGAQENSTNDMELLPTGKFILSVLGRRKSSNDPFHASRMSVKYQYPDQTYSKVQNPKLCYANLDSSLDGQLLPVELQLTVQRSSQLNPEPSSLGAEVFPEDPELNRRSQTGTIPEVGDEVNSRRDGLELVSSPNNTRPRRPLSRAREWMNVKRTNKEVTDAVLHRKKEMKVVLTLAVVNGTFILCWLPHFIGIMCLMFTKGSCPFSDSFFMITTTLAMLNSGCNPFIYTLTYRKFRKAFKKTLPWFWTNRIRNG; encoded by the exons CGTCTTGTGTGTTATCAGCGGAATGACTAATTCTCTGTTCTGTATCACTTCTGTGTTGACACTCACGGCGGTTTCTATTGACCGTTATCTGGCGATAGTTCATCCTCTGCATTACCAGAACTGGCTCACAGTCAACAGAGCCAAGATGGCATTGGTATACCTCTGGACACAAGCCTCTTTTGCAGCCCTTCTCCCCGTCTTTGGCTGGTCAAG ATACGTTTATTTGCCGTACGAGTTCATCTGCACCGTCCAGTGGGAGTATGATAGAGCCTTCACAATTACTGTCTGGTCAACCTGCTTCATTGCTCCTGTTCTTGTCACTGTGGTCTGTTATTCAGGCATCGGAAAGGTCGCTTCTAAACGAGCTCGCGAAGAACGACTCAACACCGTTGGCAGCGTTGTTAATTCACAGGAGATGTGCCAGGCAGGGGCGTTGCCAGGATATGGTGAGACAAATTCAATACGTGGGAAGGAAAACCTCGCTTTTATGGGGGCACATAAAGACATTGGTGATAAGCTCGAACCTAAGAGACACGAAGTATCGACCACTAAATGCATGGAATATGATGAAAATTTGACACCAGATAGTGTCAGTGTTCGAAAAGATGACCTCCAGGCACAGGGAACCCCTCCTTTTGAGCTCGCTGGGAAATCTTTTAATCCAAAGGAATGGGTTAGTCTCCCATATGCCCTCGGTTCTTCCCTTGGAAATCCCGCCATCGTTTTATCGTTTCCTGACGCAGCAGCTACAAATAACAACTTCGACGAATCTTGTGTGGACAAAAACGGTTCTTGTACTATGCCCTCTATCGTCAAGGGGATGATGGCACAGCGCGCATCAGAGTCAAAGGTAGCATTCTTGCGTAAAATTAGGAAACCTCGTGTAGGTCCCGCGGATGCTGTTTCACCAGCGATTTCAGGTACTCCGATAGCAAAGACCAACGCGTGGAAACTGGAACTCGGACTAAGTTTAGAGGGACAGGAATCTGTGCGTCATACACGGAAATCCATCAAATTGCAAGGTTACTTAGCTCGAGTGCGCGAAAGCAAAGCCCGGCGGAGAGTTGGGGCCAGATGCGACAGAAG GAAAGAGATGAAAATGGCATTGATTCTTCTAATCGTCAACGGAACATTTGTGCTGTGCTGGCTTCCTCACTTTGTGGGATCCCTGTGTTTAACTTTTGCAGGTGGCTCGTGCCCATTTCCCGATAGTTTCTTCATCATTACCACCACCCTGGCCATGCTGAATAGCGGTTGCAACCCATTTATTTACACTTTGACTTACCGAAAGTTCAGACAAGCCTTTAAGCGTGTGATGCCTTTTGTGCGTTCGAAACGTCGACCCGAAT TGTTcctgaaagcaatttttgtaagCAACACGATCTCGGGCGAGAAAGCATCTCCTAACATCGCATCTCTGGCTGACATTGTGATGTTAGAATTATCGACCTTGACGGGTACCGTAATGTGTACAATCGTTTTCGTTGGTTCTGTGGGGAACCTTTTGACGTTGTTTGTAATAATACGTTATCGTCCATTACACGATGTCACAGGAATGTTTATAGCAAATCTTGCCGTTGCTGACCTTTTGCAATCGACCTTTGGCATGCCATTGATAGCGACATCAGCTTTTCACAATCGGTGGAGGTTTGGCGACTCTCTGTGTATCTTGAGTGGGATGACGAATTCTCTATTCTGTATCACCTCTATGTTGACGCTGGCTGCTATTAGCTTGGATCGATGCCTAGCGATTGTGTTTCCATTGAATCATTTTTCGCTAATTTCATCTCGGAGAGCAAGACTGGCCTTGGTGTACATTTGGGCGCATGCGCTTTTAGTCGCTGTTCTCCCTGTGTTTGGATGGTCAAG GTACGTTTACTTATCTTACGAGTTCATCTGTACCGTCCAGTGGGAATATAACAAATCCTACACAATCTTTCTCAGCGTCACAAGTTTTGCTTTACCTCTAATTGTTACAGTTCTGTCGTACGCAAGTGTGATGAAGGTCGCTTGTCACCAGGCCCACGAAACGCCACCATTGAAGGTTGGTTGTATCGAGCAGGAACTTGCAACTCATGTTGGAGTCAATGGGGACTCCTTTGCCGTGGATGCGAACGAGTTGAAGAGAAAGAAAAGCCCAAAACTTGAGAAGGCAGGGGCTCAAGAAAATTCCACTAATGACATGGAACTGCTACCGACTGGTAAATTTATTTTGTCGGTTCTCGGAAGACGAAAAAGTTCTAATGATCCTTTTCATGCTTCTAGAATGTCAGTTAAATATCAATACCCAGACCAAACCTACAGCAAGGTCCAAAACCCCAAGCTATGTTACGCAAATTTGGATTCAAGCCTCGATGGACAATTGTTGCCGGTTGAACTGCAATTAACTGTACAGCGGTCTTCTCAGTTAAATCCCGAACCGTCCAGTTTAGGTGCTGAAGTATTCCCCGAAGATCCCGAACTGAACCGAAGATCTCAAACGGGTACGATTCCCGAGGTGGGTGATGAAGTAAATTCCAGAAGAGATGGGCTAGAACTGGTCTCTTCACCAAACAATACAAGACCGCGCCGTCCCTTGTCGCGTGCGCGAGAATGGATGAATGTGAAGAGGACGAACAAAGAGGTGACCGATGCTGTTCTGCATCGAAA gaaaGAGATGAAGGTTGTTCTGactctagctgttgttaacggGACATTTATACTTTGTTGGTTGCCTCACTTCATTGGAATTATGTGTTTGATGTTTACAAAAGGATCGTGTCCATTTTCTGACAGTTTCTTCATGATCACTACAACATTAGCGATGCTGAACAGCGGTTGCAACCCATTTATTTACACTCTGACATACCGAAAGTTCAGAAAAGCGTTTAAAAAAACTTTACCATGGTTTTGGACAAACCGGATTAGAAATGGTTGA